In the Colletotrichum higginsianum IMI 349063 chromosome 7 map unlocalized unitig_7, whole genome shotgun sequence genome, one interval contains:
- a CDS encoding AARP2CN domain-containing protein: MSHSHRPTTKVTHKPFKSKHATKGALRDAAKGRLPGEERGQRKTPHQQVMSKFDRRNQAKQRQITKRKERLEEASIFVGRDGAPRIVAVVPLCQDGDAAAAIKQLNDSVDIEAEVEETPFQVSVDRFKQKVQYIPLKRDLNAVLDATRVADFVLVMLSADVEVDELGELMLRGLESQGLSTLFTVVYGLDKIDQAKHKQSTLGSLKSYITHFHPEQEKLYQLENRQECANLMRSLCNTTPKGVRWREDRSWVLAEDVKFSSSGLGSTVITGVVRGRGLKANRLIQLGDYGTFQVEKITAAPLPKKLKRGEMAVEESETEEILDTPDEDQDDLAELAPDAAMDDDEMEADGPPEIKKGVLLDDHHYFDDDYYEAAEAKTRVPKGTSNYQAAWYLGDDVSDSGSDMEDLEMQDNSEEDEARPEDGLEGQAPREPTEGAPSEYAKSEKFVEPDEEEDAAGLAAYRARKSDEVEDDKEFPDEIELHPGVLARERLQRYRGLKSLRTSEWIKSEDRAYEPEAWRKLLQIPDYQASRSRTTREALVGGVPAGTRVHVHLKGVPASFEKSYQPSRPVTLFSLLRHEQKKTAVNYLINLSADYHRSVKAKEEIIVQCGPRRFAINPIFSQPGNTPNNVHKSCRYLHPGQSAVATFMGPVTWGAVPVLFFKRSVPVPEGSEEAENESTIGLKLIGTGTALPPSTSRVIAKRVILTGHPYHIHKKIVTIRYMFFNREDVEWFKALPLWTKRGRTGFIKEPLGTHGYFKATFDARINPQDSIGVSLYKRVWPRNAVPVQGPLLEPGVASQVDEGDVMME; encoded by the exons ATGAGTCACTCTCACAGACCGACCACCAAGGTCACCCACAAGCCGTTCAAGTCCAAGCATGCGACCAAGGGTGCGCTGAGAGATGCTGCGAAAG GCAGACTTCCCGGCGAAGAACGCGGCCAGCGCAAGACGCCCCATCAGCAAGTCATGTCTAAGTTCGACCGACGAAACCAGGCCAAGCAGCGCCAGATTACCAAGCGCAAAGAGAGACTGGAAGAAGCATCGATATTCGTTGGGAGAGACGGCGCCCCGAGAATTGTTGCCGTCGTGCCTCTGTGCCAGGATGGCGATGCCGCGGCCGCCATTAAGCAGCTGAACGACAGCGTGGACATCGAAGCCGAAGTTGAGGAGACCCCCTTCCAAGTCTCGGTGGATCGTTTCAAGCAGAAGGTCCAGTACATCCCCCTCAAGCGGGACCTGAACGCCGTTCTTGACGCCACCCGGGTTGCGGACTTTGTGCTGGTTATGCTctcggccgacgtcgaggttgatgagtTGGGCGAGTTGATGCTGCGTGGTTTGGAAAGCCAGGGCTTGTCGACTCTGTTCACCGTTGTTTACGGCCTGGACAAGATCGACCAGGCCAAGCACAAGCAGTCCACACTAGGCTCCCTCAAGTCATACATCACCCACTTCCATCCCGAGCAAGAGAAGCTCTACCAACTGGAGAACAGACAGGAGTGCGCCAACCTGATGCGCTCCCTCTGCAACACGACGCCCAAGGGCGTCAGGTGGCGTGAGGATAGGAGTTGGGTCCTGGCCGAAGATGTCAAGTTCTCCAGCTCCGGACTTGGTTCCACGGTCATTACCGGTGTCGTCAGAGGAAGAGGCCTGAAGGCCAACCGCCTGATCCAACTGGGCGACTACGGAACATTCCAGGTCGAGAAGATCACAGCCGCACCACTGCCCAAGAAGttgaagaggggggagaTGGCCGTGGAGGAGAGCGAGACCGAGGAGATTCTTGATACCCCTGATGAGGACCAGGATGACCTGGCTGAGCTGGCTCCCGACGCCGCGatggacgatgacgagatgGAGGCCGACGGACCGCCTGAGATCAAGAAGGGTGTGCTTCTTGACGACCACCACTACTTCGACGACGATTACTACGAGGCCGCGGAGGCCAAGACCAGAGTTCCCAAGGGTACCTCCAACTACCAGGCAGCGTGGTACCTCGGTGATGACGTGTCGGACTCCGGCTCTGACATGGAGGACCTCGAGATGCAGGACAACTCTGAAGAGGACGAAGCCCGCCCCGAGGACGGTCTTGAAGGCCAAGCACCGAGGGAGCCCACCGAGGGTGCGCCTTCGGAATACGCCAAGTCCGAGAAGTTTGTCGAAccggatgaggaggaggatgccgccggcctggccgccTACCGTGCTAGGAAGTCCGACGAGGTTGAAGACGACAAGGAGTTCCCCGATGAGATCGAGCTGCAccccggcgtcctcgcccgCGAGCGCCTGCAAAGATACAGAGGCCTTAAGAGCTTGAGGACGAGCGAGTGGATCAAGAGCGAAGACCGGGCGTACGAGCCCGAGGCGTGGCGCAAGCTTCTCCAGATCCCAGACTACCAGGCCTCGCGCTCGCGGACCACGCGCGAGgctctcgtcggcggcgtccccGCCGGTACGAGAGTTCATGTCCACCTCAAGGGCGTCCCCGCGTCATTTGAGAAGTCGTACCAGCCCAGCCGGCCAGTGACGCTGTTCTCGCTGCTGCGCCAcgagcagaagaagacggccgtcAACTACCTCATCAACCTCAGCGCTGACTACCACCGGTcggtcaaggccaaggaggagatcATTGTGCAGTGCGGCCCTCGCCGCTTCGCAATCAACCCCATCTTCTCCCAGCCGGGCAACACACCCAACAACGTCCACAAGTCCTGCAGATACCTCCACCCGGGCCAGTCCGCCGTAGCCACCTTCATGGGCCCCGTCACCTGGGGCGCCGTGCCCgtgctcttcttcaagcGCTCCGTGCCGGTGCCCGAGGGctccgaggaggccgagaacgAATCCACCATCGGTCTGAAGCTCATCGGTACAGGAACCGCtctgccgccctcgacgtcccGCGTCATCGCCAAGCGGGTCATCCTGACGGGACACCCGTACCACATCCACAAGAAGATCGTCACGATCCGCTACATGTTCTTCAACCGCGAGGACGTCGAGTGGTTCAAGGCCCTGCCGCTGTGGACCAAGCGTGGCCGCACCGGCTTCATCAAGGAGCCGCTCGGCACCCACGGATACTTCAAGGCCACCTTCGACGCCCGCATCAACCCGCAGGACTCCATCGGCGTCAGTCTGTACAAGCGTGTGTGGCCGCGAAATGCCGTCCCTGTCCAGGGACCCCTTCTCGAGCCTGGTGTCGCCAgccaggtcgacgagggtgaCGTGATGATGGAATAA
- a CDS encoding Duf974 domain containing protein: MHRALSSRWLRSALSIGDRATLAEVPIYLCPSLGAASGRHSFAPAAEARRGLPYGQRRCVHVEANTTSEAQQSPPPATEPTQQLSTKKLPLQCSGCGALTQTTDAGQAGYYDLSRRAVKEFLAPAHGQDAEKELKDEDRVVEEALQNLSEEQLAQLGLDPRTLRYGEELETDRSVSRPANKRAPLCDRCHKLVHHHSGKPIYHPTVDSLRETIEESPFKTNHIYHIIDAADFPMSFMPRLHQILDANLKHRNRRNRAGRYFKDRKFDMSFIITRSDLLAPKKEQVDALMPYLREVLRKSLGKFGRLVTLGNVKCVSAQRGWWTKSLKEQIYERGGAGWMVGKVNVGKSQLFDSVFPKGTTANIPSKHNVEVSMFAREEDTDGTTYSAGDVFESEADRLDLDALLPPARNETNFPEMPTVSSLPGTTASPIRIPFGNGKGELIDLPGVARSDLENYVRPEHRQDLVMHHRIKPEQRSLKPGQSLLLGGLIRITPTTPDLVFLAYNFTPIPEHATATEKAIEFQEQTRESHRVQNLAVPGIADKIKLAGTFQLRYDVTKERAGPLTRKHVGDMKVENLPWRVLAIDLLIEGCGWVEIVAQVRTKTLFAGCAPFTGRETAPEPEPEPEPIDPFAKMEKAAERRSVAKVEEKKPAAKPDEPHWPVIEVWSPEGRFIGSRMPMNAWLINKSPKKSIKTRPRKSMKGAKKAAKGAKRAAEAAA; encoded by the exons ATGCATCGCGCGCTATCATCCAGATGGCTCAGGAGCGCCCTGAGTATTGGCGACAGAGCCACCCTAGCGGAGGTGCCGATTTACCTTTGCCCGTCCCTCGGCGCCGCATCCGGGAGACACTCGTTTgcgccggccgccgaggctcgTCGGGGTCTTCCCTATGGACAGCGACGCTGCGTTCACGTCGAGGCCAACACAACCAGTGAAGCACAACAATCGCCGCCACCCGCGACCGAACCGACGCAGCAACTCTCGACCAAGAAGCTCCCGCTACAATGCAGCGGCTGCGGCGCGCTGACCCAAACGACGGACGCCGGACAAGCTGGTTACTACGACTTAAGTAGGAGAGCAGTGAAGGAGTTTCTTGCGCCCGCACATGGCCAAGATGCAGAGAAAGAGCTTAAAGACGAGGATAGGGTTGTCGAAGAGGCTCTGCAGAACCTGAGCGAAGAGCAGCTGGCGCAGTTGGGTTTGGACCCAAGGACTTTGCGCTACGGGGAGGAGCTGGAGACAGACCGGTCTG TGTCACGCCCTGCGAACAAGAGAGCGCCGCTCTGCGACCGATGCCACAAGCTGGTCCATCACCACTCTGGAAAGCCGATCTACCATCCCACCGTGGACTCCCTGCGAGAGACAATCGAGGAGTCGCCATTCAAGACCAACCATATTTACCacatcatcgacgccgccgacttcCCCATGTCGTTTATGCCGAGGTTGCACCAGATCCTTGACGCCAACCTGAAGCACCGCAATCGCAGGAACAGGGCCGGGCGATACTTCAAGGACCGCAAGTTCGACATGAGCTTCATCATCACCCGCTCGGACCTGCTGGCGCCGAAGAAGGAGCAGGTCGACGCGCTTATGCCGTACTTAAGAGAGGTGCTGCGTAAGTCGCTGGGAAAGTTTGGTCGGCTCGTTACGCTGGGCAACGTCAAGTGCGTCAGCGCCCAGAGGGGCTGGTGGACGAAATCCCTCAAGGAGCAGATCTATGAGCGTGGAGGCGCCGGATGGATGGTTGGCAAAGTGAATGTTGGCAAGAGCCAGCTGTTCGATTCCGTGTTCCCCAAGGGTACGACGGCCAACATCCCTTCTAAGCACAATGTCGAAGTCTCCATGTTCGCAAGGGAGGAAGATACCGACGGCACTACGTACTCGGCCGGGGACGTGTTCGAGAGCGAGGCGGACCGTCTGGACTTGGAtgcgctgctgccgcccgcCCGAAACGAAACCAACTTCCCGGAAATGCCGACCGTGTCTTCCCTCCCCGGCACTACGGCATCCCCTATCCGCATTCCCTTTGGAAACGGAAAGGGAGAGTTGATCGATCTGCCCGGAGTCGCTCGATCGGATCTCGAAAACTACGTCAGGCCGGAGCACCGACAGGACCTTGTCATGCACCACCGGATCAAGCCCGAGCAGCGCTCCCTCAAGCCCGGTCAGTCCCTCTTGCTGGGTGGTCTGATTCGCATCACCCCGACAACGCCGGACCTAGTCTTCCTCGCGTACAACTTCACGCCCATCCCCGAACATGCAACGGCCACCGAGAAGGCCATTGAGTTTCAGGAGCAGACGAGAGAGTCCCACCGTGTGCAGAACCTGGCCGTGCCCGGAATCGCCGACAAGATCAAGCTCGCCGGGACCTTCCAGCTCCGGTACGACGTGACCAAAGAACGCGCGGGACCCCTCACGCGCAAACATGTTGGGGACATGAAGGTTGAGAACCTCCCCTGGCGCGTTCTGGCCATTGATCTCCTCATCGAAGGTTGCGGCTGGGTTGAGATCGTTGCGCAGGTGCGGACCAAGACCCTCTTTGCCGGTTGTGCGCCATTCACGGGCCGAGAAACCGCGCCAGAGCCTGAACCTGAGCCTGAGCCGATTGACCCCTTTGCcaagatggagaaggcggcggagaggCGAAGCGTGGCCAAGGTTGAGGAGAAAAAGCCTGCCGCAAAACCCGACGAGCCGCACTGGCCCGTAATCGAGGTCTGGTCTCCCGAGGGCAGGTTCATCGGCTCTCGTATGCCTATGAATGCATGGTTGATCAACAAGTCTCCGAAGAAAAGTATCAAGACCCGCCCTCGCAAGAGCATGAAGGGtgcgaagaaggccgccaaAGGCGCCAAGagagccgccgaggccgctgcGTAG
- a CDS encoding HECT-domain-containing protein: MAPWSQRQAPPLRPLTLRQTSADLVSRVHNPSLTAPPGQLGRLPDYAVLDSPHLHDDSSSSESDFHPRRPRRPTHSRSMSHPFPSLFSSKKKRPDAAHDTDSDDDAPVMSKPLGDSNTHKRGGTSGGSRDFATGNCMTCGSLVRWPRELKVFKCTVCVTINDIHPDQQTARTNTGPKWLQRPSQDSTSPQKQSTRPAERYEARPISLEQTKRLIRQCIHAHLASAIRRTSSFEDERRENIETRASSNPLSKLGGRPLTSRTTGVSQHRREKSQGSGPAYVFPEQPILRSNPPRAPPTARSFSSSYPERPSMRQLTAGGNGPRQADPGCWNADDPKRIFRPLEDYITTCFSSFHCVNSSFLSRRPAVAVRSGSESAPRRPPAPRPEPKYAGQHTESPICDLDPKLLLLGDFAENGTWWTGSQGQNGSRHKRSASHRIEEAPSFITPRSPQMEWNDIAEWYRSVINAAESWMSIYDEMTRESVADPLSATELRALESQLLFGQDHTHRALLKATETLLKRPGRPMTEPEDLRYLLIILENPLLHGEPNAFQGRRSDQRRPSLKRDEALREDRSTLKTGPVSGQHSVIIKRILGLISNSSSSCQNYLTTWFARYSESRFIRIKDLAAGFLTYRLIRQNEKKHEVKVDITAGLIPNMSAGHSAASLHAALGTQRSSSRKQREQPKKMVYNEDWQIRAAARVLSLVFAANNMTHIRRPDHTLRNMSSSTHRGGIQAHGQIIPTSDFYNTMIDYTDLVAEFEAWESKRGRFSFCQYPFLLSMWAKSQILEHDARRQQMTKARDAFFDSIMTRRNVTQFLVLDVRRECLVDDSLKAVSEVIGSGSEDIKKGLRIVFKGEEGLDAGGLKKEWFLLLVREVFNPEHGTFQPRSILNASNKAAGMFIYDEDSQFCYFNPNSFETSDQYFLVGVVLGLAIYNSTILDVALPPFAFRKLLASAPSASAGSSAHPRPTMNYTLEDLAEYRPRLAAGLRQLLEYDGDVEETFQLDFVVDVEKYGIVMQVPLCPGGEAKPVTNANRGEYVSLYVRYLLETAVTRQFEPFKRGFYTVCGGNALSLFRPEEIELLVRGSDTALDVDALRGVAEYDNWGTRNPDGVEPVVGWFWDTFKEASADDQRKLLSFITGTDRVPAMGAALLSIKITCLGEDENRYPIARTCFNMLALRRYESRERLEHMLWTAVYESEGFGLK, encoded by the coding sequence ATGGCTCCTTGGTCGCAGCGTCAAGCTCCACCTCTTCGCCCTCTCACTCTCCGTCAAACTTCCGCCGACTTGGTTTCCCGAGTACACAACCCCTCGCTCACCGCGCCACCTGGTCAACTGGGACGACTACCTGACTATGCGGTTTTGGATAGCCCGCACCTCCACGACGACTCGAGCTCCTCAGAATCCGATTTCCACCCAAGACGTCCGCGCCGACCCACCCACTCCCGCTCCATGAGCCACCCGTTTCCCTCCCTGTTCTCGAGCAAGAAGAAACgacccgacgccgcccatgACACCGactccgacgacgatgcgccCGTCATGTCGAAGCCGCTAGGAGACAGCAACACACACAAGAGGGGCGGTACGAGTGGTGGCAGCAGGGACTTCGCCACAGGCAACTGCATGACCTGCGGGTCCCTTGTGCGCTGGCCGCGGGAGCTGAAGGTCTTCAAATGCACTGTCTGTGTGACCATCAACGATATCCATCCGGACCAACAAACGGCCAGAACAAACACGGGCCCAAAGTGGCTTCAACGTCCGTCCCAGGATTCGACGTCACCTCAGAAACAGTCAACGCGCCCAGCCGAACGATACGAAGCCAGACCCATCTCGCTCGAGCAGACTAAAAGGCTGATTCGACAATGCATCCACGCACATCTGGCGAGTGCGATTAGGAGGACTTCGAGCTTCGAAGACGAGAGGCGCGAGAATATCGAGACGCGTGCGTCTTCAAACCCGTTGAGCAAACTGGGTGGCCGACCACTCACCTCAAGGACTACCGGAGTCTCGCAACACAGGCGGGAGAAAAGTCAAGGCAGTGGACCGGCTTACGTCTTTCCCGAGCAGCCGATTCTTCGTTCTAATCCGCCTCGTGCGCCGCCAACAGCAAGATCCTTTTCATCTTCGTACCCCGAAAGGCCCTCCATGCGCCAGCTCACGGCAGGCGGCAATGGGCCCCGGCAGGCAGACCCCGGCTGCTGGAATGCCGACGACCCCAAGAGGATATTCAGGCCGCTGGAAGACTACATCACGACCTGCTTCAGCTCATTTCATTGCGTGAACTCGTCCTTCCTATCTCGACGACCCGCCGTGGCTGTGCGCTCAGGAAGTGAATCTGCTCCCCGGCGACCCCCCGCTCCTCGACCGGAACCAAAGTATGCAGGACAACACACCGAATCCCCCATCTGTGATCTTGATCCAAAGCTTCTGTTGCTGGGTGATTTCGCTGAGAACGGCACGTGGTGGACTGGGAGTCAGGGGCAGAACGGATCACGCCACAAGCGGTCGGCCTCACACAGGATCGAGGAGGCGCCTTCGTTCATCACACCGCGGTCGCCGCAAATGGAATGGAACGACATTGCGGAATGGTACAGGTCCGTCATCAACGCGGCAGAGTCCTGGATGTCTATCTATGACGAGATGACTCGGGAATCAGTGGCCGACCCCCTGTCTGCCACGGAACTTCGAGCCCTGGAATCCCAGCTGCTGTTCGGCCAGGACCACACCCATAGGGCATTGCTGAAGGCTACCGAGACCTTGCTCAAGCGGCCTGGTCGCCCTATGACTGAACCGGAAGACCTGAGATATCTTCTCATCATTCTGGAAAACCCATTGCTCCACGGCGAGCCCAATGCTTTCCAGGGAAGGCGGAGTGACCAAAGACGCCCGTCGCTGAAACGCGATGAGGCTTTGAGAGAGGACAGATCGACTCTGAAAACTGGTCCAGTATCTGGACAGCACTCTGTCATCATCAAGCGAATCCTAGGTCTGATCTCCAACTCATCTAGTTCGTGCCAGAACTATTTGACCACATGGTTCGCTCGGTACTCGGAATCTAGGTTCATAAGGATCAAGGATCTGGCCGCAGGGTTCTTAACTTACAGGCTCATCCGTCAAAACGAGAAGAAACATGAGGTCAAGGTGGACATCACAGCCGGACTGATTCCCAACATGAGCGCCGGGCACTCTGCGGCTTCGCTGCATGCTGCGCTAGGGACACAGCGTAGCTCCTCGAGGAAGCAGAGGGAGCAACCAAAAAAGATGGTGTACAATGAGGACTGGCAGATTCGGGCGGCCGCGCGAGTCCTATCTCTAGTTTTTGCGGCAAACAATATGACTCACATTCGACGCCCGGATCATACGTTGAGGAACATGAGCAGCAGCACCCACAGAGGCGGCATCCAGGCGCATGGTCAAATCATTCCGACGAGCGATTTTTACAACACCATGATCGACTACACCGATCTCGTGGCTGAATTCGAAGCCTGGGAGTCGAAACGGGGCAGGTTTTCATTCTGCCAGTATCCGTTCCTGCTGAGCATGTGGGCCAAGTCCCAGATCTTGGAGCACGACGCTCGTAGGCAACAGATGACCAAAGCACGGGACGCCTTCTTTGATAGCATCATGACGCGAAGGAATGTTACGCAATTCTTGGTGCTCGATGTTCGACGAGAGTGTCTGGTTGATGACAGCCTGAAGGCCGTCAGCGAGGTTATTGGAAGCGGGAGCGAGGACATCAAAAAGGGTCTACGCATCGTTTtcaagggcgaggagggcctgGACGCAGGAGGTCTCAAGAAAGAAtggtttcttcttcttgtccgtGAGGTGTTCAACCCGGAGCATGGTACGTTTCAGCCTCGGTCAATTCTAAATGCCTCTAACAAAGCAGCAGGTATGTTTATCTACGATGAAGACTCCCAGTTCTGCTACTTCAACCCAAACTCCTTTGAAACGTCCGACCAGTACTTCCTTGTCGGCGTTGTACTTGGCTTGGCCATTTACAATTCTACCATCTTGGATGtggcgctgccgcccttTGCTTTCCGGAAGCTTCTTGCATCGGCCCCTAGCGCGTCGGCCGGGTCGTCTGCGCACCCTCGCCCAACCATGAACTACACCCTGGAGGACCTCGCAGAATACCGTCCGCGCCTGGCTGCCGGTCTTAGGCAGCTCCTGGAGtacgacggcgacgttgagGAGACCTTCCAGCTCGACtttgttgttgatgtcgagaAGTACGGGATTGTAATGCAAGTCCCGCTCTGCCCAGGAGGGGAGGCGAAACCAGTCACCAACGCAAACAGAGGAGAGTACGTTAGCCTGTACGTCAGATATCTTCTTGAGACGGCGGTCACGCGGCAATTTGAGCCTTTCAAACGCGGCTTCTACACGGTGTGTGGCGGCAACGCTCTGTCGTTGTTCCGCCCCGAAGAGATCGAGTTGCTCGTCCGAGGCTCCGACACGGCACTTGACGTGGATGCCCTCAGGGGGGTGGCTGAGTACGACAACTGGGGGACGAGAAACCCTGATGGCGTAGAGCCGGTCGTCGGATGGTTCTGGGATACCTTCAAGGAGGCCTCGGCAGATGATCAGCGAAAGCTCCTCTCCTTCATCACCGGCACTGACAGAGTGCCGGCTATGGGCGCtgccctcctctccatcaAGATCACATGCTTGGGTGAGGATGAGAACAGATACCCTATTGCTCGAACCTGCTTCAATATGCTGGCATTGCGGCGTTACGAGTCGAGGGAAAGACTGGAACATATGTTGTGGACCGCCGTATACGAAAGCGAAGGCTTTGGGCTGAAGTAA
- a CDS encoding urease accessory protein UreG: MSHEHSHDGPHGHAHSHEGGFNAQEHGHSHEILDGPGSYLGREMPIVEGRNWSDRAFTIGIGGPVGSGKTALMLALCLALREKFSIAAVTNDIFTREDAEFLTRHKALPAPRIRAIETGGCPHAAVREDISANLAALEDLHREFDADLLLIESGGDNLAANYSRELADYIIYVIDVSGGDKIPRKGGPGITQSDLLVVNKTDLAEIVGADLGVMERDARKMREGGPTVFAQVKKNVAVDHIVNLMLSAWKASGAEENRRAAGGPRPTEGLDSLKA; encoded by the exons ATGTCTCACGAGCACTCTCACGACGGGCCCCACGGCCACGCCCACTCCCACGAGGGCGGCTTCAACGCCCAGGAGCATGGCCACTCCCACGAGATCCTCGACGGTCCGGGCAGCTACCTCGGCCGCGAGATGCCCATTGTCGAGGGAAGGAATTGGAGTGACCGGGCTTTCACCATTGGAATTGGAGG CCCCGTTGGGTCCGGCAAGACGGCGCTGATGCTCGCGCTCTGCCTCGCGCTGCGTGAGAAGttctccatcgccgccgtgaCCAACGACATCTTCACccgcgaggacgccgagttCCTCACCCGCCACAAGGccctgccggcgccgcgcaTCCGCGCCATCGAGACGGGCGGCTGCCCGCACGCCGCTGTGCGCGAGGACATCTCGGccaacctcgccgccctcgaggacctgcACCGCGAGTTCGACGCCGACCTGCTGCTCATCGAGTCCGGCGGCGacaacctcgccgccaactaCTCgcgcgagctggccgacTACATCATCTACGTCATCGACGTCTCGGGCGGCGACAAGATCCCGCGCAAGGGCGGCCCCGGCATCACGCAGAGCGACCTGCTCGTGGTCAACAAGACGGACCTGGCCGagatcgtcggcgccgacctcggcgtcaTGGAGCGCGACGCGCGCAAGATGCGTGAGGGCGGGCCCACCGTCTTCGCCCAGGTTAAGAAgaacgtcgccgtcgaccacATCGTCAACCTCATGCTGAGCGCGTGGAAGGCgagcggcgccgaggagaaccgccgcgcggcgggcggcccGCGCCCGACCGAGGGCCTGGACAGTCTGAAAGCTTGA
- a CDS encoding Type 1 phosphatase regulator ypi-1 gives MAAVQERSQQRSASGPSQTQTETQSRTGTHAILRLRGAHAPSRQSVRWAEDVVDNEGLGRKSSKVCCIYHRPKGVDESSDESSSDSSSDSSDSEADDGGKRRIPSGDHKGKGKGGKRSHDHDCGDHDHDGHRHGRKDSRGGKEKKTRRPSPNAYERVPKPFKPKDEAGEGSKGPDTKA, from the exons ATGGCGGCCGTACAAGAACGCTCGCAACAGCGCTCGGCATCTGGCCCCTCCCAGACCCAGACGGAGACACAGAGCCGGACGGGCACGCACGCGATCCTCCGTCTAAGAGGCGCGCATGCGCCATCGCGGCAGTCGGTACGCTGGGCCGAGGACGTGGTGGACAACGAGGGTCTTGGTCGCAAGAGCTCAAAAG TCTGCTGCATCTACCACCGCCCAAAGGGAGTTGACGAATCGAGCGACGAGTCCTCGTCTGACTCATCCTCCGACTCGTCAGACTCGGaagcagacgacggcgggaAACGGAGAATCCCCTCGGGCGACCACAAGGGCAAGGGGAAGGGCGGGAAGCGGAGCCACGACCACGATTGCGGCGACCATGATCACGACGGCCACAGGCACGGCAGGAAGGACAGCCGCGGCGGtaaggagaagaagacgaggcggCCTAGCCCGAACGCGTACGAGAGAGTGCCGAAGCCGTTCAAACCCAAGGATGAGGCGGGCGAAGGCAGCAAGGGCCCCGATACCAAAGCTTGA
- a CDS encoding 50s ribosomal protein mrp49: MVRVGQRWHALRAILKIRFGPGAATLPSNVTRIHMEFANRAEAGHVGPKKFWREMLPRLKYYNPAIPMVVNRKANVEGTAIMSVYFSTTDAPVDPSTLPQPSSSAIDNSKAPQPLEGVERVVKIDMKNKHSEEILSHFLAETKAEAILPGPEDENEMKAVEELKAKGEVDRQRNRKIREEEKKEKAMLARARAEAGSS, from the exons ATGGTTCGCGTAGGACAAAGATGGCATGCTTTAAGAGCT ATCCTTAAAATCCGCTTCGGCCCCGGTGCCGCAACACTGCCTTCCAATGTCACGAGGATACATATGGAATTCGCCAATCGCGCAGAAGCCGGTCACGTTGGCCCCAA AAAGTTCTGGCGCGAGATGCTCCCCCGCCTAAAGTATTACAACCCCGCCATCCCGATGGTCGTGAACCGTAAAGCCAACGTCGAGGGCACCGCCATCATGTCCGTCTACTTCTCCACTACTGACGCCCCCGTCGACCCGTCGACGCTCCCGcaaccctcctcctccgccatcgaCAACAGCAAGGCACCGCAAccgctcgagggcgtcgagcgcGTGGTCAAGATCGACATGAAGAACAAGCACTCGGAGGAGATCCTCAGCCACTTCCTGGCCGAGacaaaggccgaggccattTTGCCCGggcccgaggacgagaacgagatgaaggccgtcgaggaactcaaggccaagggcgaggTGGACCGCCAGCGCAACCGCAAGATccgcgaggaggagaagaaggagaaggctATGTTAGCCAGGGCACGTGCCGAGGCAGGTAGCTCGTGA